TTATGGtaaagagaaatgacaaaatagTCAGATTCTCGTCTTTACTTAACAAAATATGTAGCTGCTCTGTTTTTACTTCGTAGGACAGAAGTGGTCATGCTGCATAAACACTTTCCATGATACAACTTGACGTCATCTCATCCTCTAAGCTCGTCCTCGAGCTAAAATAACCTCAATGACTTCATCAAGGTTGTTCCCTCAGACTGTTGAAAGGTCCTCTGGAGCCACGAAAGACTCAACACACCTGCAGTGTTCATGCACGGCTCACGACAAACAAACTGATCTTCATGTGTAAAATCTCTGGTGTGGTCTGGTGAAAGCAGCGTCCCCCTATCGGATTGATGAAAAACCCATGTGCAGCACTGAAATCAGGGTAAAAACTGAATCTCTGCTCTTCTCATGGCATTAAATGTCTTTGACTACACATTGTTCAGGCCTCGGGCAGTGACGCGGCACAAGTGTGACCACAGCTGCTCCAACTGGACGCTCTTCAAATCTGTTTCCAGCGTGGAGGCgcaaaacaaactgctgatgTAATCCTGCAGAAATACCTCACACCCACGACCACGAGACATGACACTGACTCAGATGGTGCAAAAAAGCTCCTCTGTGTCATTCGTATTCAAACAGATCCAGTGGAAAGGtcagaaaagacacaacacgtgacaaatcaaagtttatttttgtgtattaaCACTCAATGCAGCTTTTTCAGATCTCAttaaattttgttttaacttcCCTATGGTGAGGTTGACCAGTTTAAGATGACAAGATATCAAATGTGATTGTCTTTCATCAATATtcatttttatcacttttaGTTATAAATACAGCAAAATGATGgcaaacatatttacagttaaaGTTGTTTGACACTACTGAACTTTATTAATACCGTTGGCTGTGACATCCTTCATTGTCTGACGACCATCAAATATCTACTCTGCTTTTTCCTTGCTGGGATCAGCGACgggctgagcagcagcaggtgtggCTGCAGCGCTGGTCGGGCTGGTGGTGGAGGCGGTGGCGTTGGgggctggaggaagaggatcAGGATCATCGATGAGGGCCtgcctcctttctctctcctttatCACTTGAATCAGGCAGTAGGTCATGAACATGACAATGATGGTGGTTATGGGGAAACCTGTGAAGGAGAGGAGACGCACAGATTGGTTATTGAAAGAGCCGGTGGGTGAAATTAAACCTTCTTCAACgaatacaaaaaaagaatcacCTTTGAGAAGCAGACGTTTGGCGACCAATTTGGCGAAGTCCAAACTGTTCAGTGCCAGGATGTTGAACAGGACGATGCACCAGAAGTTAAAAGTATTGGCGACGGCTCTGATCCTGCGGGACATTGCTTCTGTCATCGCCATCTgttgaatacataaaaaaataatgaactaacacataaaatatattttattgatgaGGACCATGTGAAGAAAGTTGTCTAATCCTGTTTGATTAAACTTTTACAGATCAAATAAGATTTCTCTCTGTAGGTATTACCTCCCTGCTGCCAGGATTATTACTGGCTCAAGAaacctctttatttttttcgttaactaaaataatataatgtcAATATTCTCTCTGATATATGACCCCACCTCAAAAGAAGCGAAAGGCTCCATGGAGAAGAGCTTGGCCGTCCACAGCTCAAAGTTGAGGCCGAAGCAGTTGAAGAAGGCCCAGAGCAGCACCACCTCGCAGGGGCCCAGCCAGAGCGCGGTGACGCCGAAGGTGCACAGCGTCgccaccagctcctccaccacgTTGTCATGCTTTCTCCCCAGGGGATCGTACACATACCTGTGGACAGAAAAACGTATCACAAGGCCCAAACGTCACAGGAGAAATaacactttcattttaaattattctctgagggACACTCACTTGCACAGCCAGTCATTGATTCCTCTGTCAAAGTGGCTAcgaaaaggaaaatgaaagatCAGGTTTAGTgttgtattaatattatatcATGAGTGTAGTGAACCGGTTAAAATCAAGCTATGTAAACTGAACTCACGTCTCAGCGAACATATAGAGCATAGTGATGCATTTTGGCGGCTTGGGAGGGTCCAGATGATCCAGTCTGGAAACTGTGCTGATGACTCCGAACATGACGGCTGCTTTCACCCAGTCATACACCAAGTTAAAGTACGCCAGACCCACTGGAAATGATGCAAACAAATCAGTTCTGCATTCCTTTTGCACAAAGAACAGCGAACACGAGGGAGAACGTGTTCATTTGTGGggaaaaatacagtttaattCACTTTTAATATATTTCCAGGTGGTGTTTCAGACCTAGAGCCCAGTCAGAGAGGTGTTTGAGCAGCTTCATGTCGGCGGGGATAGTGAGGATGTACATGAAGTGGAAGAGGACGTCCACTCCGATGATGACCCCCAGGTGGATCAGGCCCTGCTGACTGATGTTCCACATTTCCCACTCCTTCCTGGTCAGAGCTGACTTGTtggcctgcagggggcagcagacaCGTGTCTAAACGCAACTGCAATCTATAGAGATAACTCAAAGCGTGTATGTCACAGATCAGATCGAGGGAAGGGGAACTGTTTAattgtattaaattatataattattctCGTATTTATTAACTGATCTCTTTCAGGATGTAGTGACCAGAAAATAGTAAATTCTACATCTGGAAAACATTGAAGTCTCCTCTAGAACAGTTGTTCCCAAGCTAGGGGTCCGGAACCCCTGAGGGGGTCATGAGGCCCTGACTAAGGGGTCCTAAGATCATTTCCAATATTTggatcaaatatttaaatcaaatggGGGAATCCATCACAATCTGGTGACCTTGGACcataaataaacattgttttgcTCTATGGTAAAACAAGCTGAATCAGTTGTAAGCTGCAGACTGACTGGGATGAGTAATGAGGCCTTAGTTTGACTTACTTGAATATGAAATTTATCAAAGGTCATGATGGGCCCGAAATAGAAGAAGGGGAGGTAGAAGTTGTACTTGAGCAGCTCCAGGATGTTGTAGTTTCCATCTTTCCTTTCACAGTTCTCCAGAGCAAAGCTCATACAGCGCATGATGGTGAACCCACAACCTCCATAGAAGAGAACATGGCGCAGCTCAAAGTCGCCGTACACAAACTCAGCCTGTGAAACAAAGACAAcggagaataaagaaaagaaccATGTGCTTTTCCCccgttttttttacttttcatcaaCTGTTCCCTCATGTGTCCTCCCTTCTCCAGATGTGTGTGCAGCGGTTCACCTGCCAGGACACGAAGGGCTCACACTTGAACGTGGCGAGGGTACCGAGACCAGTGACGAAGCAGAGCCAGCGGATTTTCACCAGGGAGATGCTGTAGAGCAGGATG
This portion of the Hippoglossus stenolepis isolate QCI-W04-F060 chromosome 19, HSTE1.2, whole genome shotgun sequence genome encodes:
- the hhatlb gene encoding hedgehog acyltransferase like, b isoform X2, producing MGIKSALPKYEIYFYNTVLCLAMFWAAGWIFEVSSSNANRKSFKTSVKPGWYYFGRKMDTADFEWMMWFSTFRSHILFALSGHILFAKICSMLAPQHRSLVYMVYGVLAVWTSMGWTYVTLTLSHCILLYSISLVKIRWLCFVTGLGTLATFKCEPFVSWQAEFVYGDFELRHVLFYGGCGFTIMRCMSFALENCERKDGNYNILELLKYNFYLPFFYFGPIMTFDKFHIQANKSALTRKEWEMWNISQQGLIHLGVIIGVDVLFHFMYILTIPADMKLLKHLSDWALVGLAYFNLVYDWVKAAVMFGVISTVSRLDHLDPPKPPKCITMLYMFAETHFDRGINDWLCKYVYDPLGRKHDNVVEELVATLCTFGVTALWLGPCEVVLLWAFFNCFGLNFELWTAKLFSMEPFASFEMAMTEAMSRRIRAVANTFNFWCIVLFNILALNSLDFAKLVAKRLLLKGFPITTIIVMFMTYCLIQVIKERERRQALIDDPDPLPPAPNATASTTSPTSAAATPAAAQPVADPSKEKAE
- the hhatlb gene encoding hedgehog acyltransferase like, b isoform X1; the encoded protein is MTVWHFNSRDLTHTLCRGNRAFDVAHNLVHIGVFTASCSVSVTMGIKSALPKYEIYFYNTVLCLAMFWAAGWIFEVSSSNANRKSFKTSVKPGWYYFGRKMDTADFEWMMWFSTFRSHILFALSGHILFAKICSMLAPQHRSLVYMVYGVLAVWTSMGWTYVTLTLSHCILLYSISLVKIRWLCFVTGLGTLATFKCEPFVSWQAEFVYGDFELRHVLFYGGCGFTIMRCMSFALENCERKDGNYNILELLKYNFYLPFFYFGPIMTFDKFHIQANKSALTRKEWEMWNISQQGLIHLGVIIGVDVLFHFMYILTIPADMKLLKHLSDWALVGLAYFNLVYDWVKAAVMFGVISTVSRLDHLDPPKPPKCITMLYMFAETHFDRGINDWLCKYVYDPLGRKHDNVVEELVATLCTFGVTALWLGPCEVVLLWAFFNCFGLNFELWTAKLFSMEPFASFEMAMTEAMSRRIRAVANTFNFWCIVLFNILALNSLDFAKLVAKRLLLKGFPITTIIVMFMTYCLIQVIKERERRQALIDDPDPLPPAPNATASTTSPTSAAATPAAAQPVADPSKEKAE